The Juglans microcarpa x Juglans regia isolate MS1-56 chromosome 8S, Jm3101_v1.0, whole genome shotgun sequence genome has a window encoding:
- the LOC121243842 gene encoding alpha/beta hydrolase domain-containing protein 17C-like: protein MGNVTSSVAAKFAFFPPNPPTYDIYREENGRPVLPGVTADMNVEMNLLDSKSGNKIVAMFWRHPLARFTLLYSHGNAADLGQMHELFIELRAHLRVNVMSYDYSGYGASTGKPSELNTYYDIEAVYNCLKREYGIKQEDLILYGQSVGSGPTLHLASRLRTLRGVVLHSAILSGIRVLYPVKMTFWFDIFKNIDKIRNVSCPVLVIHGTNDEIVDWSHGRRLWELSKEKYEPLWVKGGGHCNLETYPEYIRHLRKFINAMEKLSFMIPQTAQLTSNTSFTEQVRRNKCLRFGK from the exons ATGGGCAATGTGACGTCGAGTGTGGCTGCAAAGTTCGCATTTTTCCCACCAAACCCGCCAACGTATGATATATACAGAGAAGAAAATGGGAGGCCGGTATTACCTGGGGTGACGGCGGACATGAACGTGGAAATGAATTTGCTGGACAGCAAAAGCGGGAACAAGATTGTTGCCATGTTCTGGAGGCATCCCCTTGCTCGGTTCACGTTGCTGTACTCGCATGGCAACGCTGCAGACCTTGGTCAGATGCACGAGCTCTTCATCGAGCTCAGGGCTCACCTGCGTGTCAATGTCATGAG CTATGATTATTCAGGATATGGAGCATCCACCGGTAAG CCTTCTGAGTTGAACACATATTACGACATAGAGGCTGTGTACAATTGTTTGAAGAGGGAATATGGGATTAAGCAAGAGGATTTGATATTGTATGGACAATCTGTTGGAAGTGGGCCGACTCTGCATTTGGCTTCTCGGTTACGCACGTTGAGGGGTGTTGTTCTTCATagtgccattctttctggcatTCGGGTGTTGTATCCGGTCAAGATGACATTTTGGTTCGACATTTTCAAA AATATAGACAAAATACGGAATGTCAGCTGTCCAGTTTTAGTAATACAT GGAACAAATGATGAGATTGTTGATTGGTCACATGGAAGGCGTTTGTGGGAACTTTCCAAGGAAAAATATGAACCCTTATGGGTGAAGGGTGGTGGCCATTGCAACCTCGAAACTTATCCCGAGTACATTAGGCACTTGCGTAAGTTCATAAATGCAATGGAGAAACTCTCATTCATGATACCACAGACGGCACAACTCACTTCTAACACCAGTTTTACAGAACAAGTGAGACGCAATAAGTGCTTgagatttggaaaatga